A portion of the Rubritalea squalenifaciens DSM 18772 genome contains these proteins:
- a CDS encoding DUF1877 family protein has translation MITVFTRVETDDIDSLINDPEVVLALVEDLGFDPSDLLSLAGQAENIENVDPMALLQSMEERWNGEGQTFSLEDQIYLLTHILQQTEIHKGSRIANLHRAGKAAPVYTEHGPVRVITPEEAKEIAQELELLPVENIQGYAKLESLNAAGVLPHENWTEQELITAPLWQLYDALGLFFKNASEGDQYILLAVTD, from the coding sequence ATGATCACCGTATTCACCCGCGTAGAAACTGACGACATCGATTCCCTGATCAACGATCCGGAAGTCGTGCTCGCCCTCGTAGAGGATTTGGGATTTGACCCGAGCGACCTGCTTTCGCTCGCCGGCCAGGCGGAGAACATCGAGAACGTGGATCCCATGGCCCTGCTGCAGAGCATGGAAGAGCGCTGGAACGGCGAGGGCCAGACATTCTCTCTGGAGGACCAGATCTACCTGCTGACCCATATCCTGCAGCAGACGGAGATTCACAAGGGCTCCCGCATCGCCAACTTGCATCGTGCCGGCAAGGCCGCTCCCGTCTATACCGAGCACGGTCCTGTACGCGTGATCACTCCAGAGGAAGCCAAAGAAATCGCTCAGGAGCTTGAACTACTCCCGGTGGAAAACATCCAAGGCTACGCCAAGCTGGAGAGCCTGAATGCTGCTGGGGTGCTACCGCATGAGAACTGGACCGAGCAGGAGCTGATCACAGCGCCGCTATGGCAGCTCTATGATGCCCTCGGCCTCTTCTTCAAGAATGCTTCCGAGGGCGATCAGTATATCCTGTTAGCCGTAACCGACTAG
- a CDS encoding sigma-70 family RNA polymerase sigma factor, which produces MSESSAQYRDFVSLLTNHQEVIRAYLIGMLPGSPDIRDLLQEVNIFLWEKQKDFKPGSNFGAWACTVAYYKVLEFRKKKAIHNKYMFDPRVADLLYQETSPSPPESHEAKRNALRHCLSKLSEKQRKLIEARYESGRHDLNELSTMTGRTNASLRVTLHRLRQTLKQCIENKIPEGGAL; this is translated from the coding sequence ATGTCGGAATCCTCTGCACAATATCGCGACTTCGTCTCCCTGTTGACCAACCATCAGGAGGTGATCCGTGCCTACCTGATTGGCATGCTGCCGGGTAGCCCGGACATTCGCGACCTCCTGCAGGAGGTAAACATCTTCCTCTGGGAGAAGCAGAAGGATTTCAAACCAGGCAGCAACTTCGGCGCCTGGGCATGTACCGTGGCCTACTACAAGGTACTCGAGTTCCGCAAGAAGAAGGCCATCCACAACAAATACATGTTCGACCCACGTGTCGCCGACCTTCTCTACCAAGAAACGAGCCCCAGCCCCCCAGAGTCTCACGAGGCCAAGCGCAATGCCCTGCGCCACTGCCTCAGCAAGCTTTCCGAAAAACAGCGCAAGCTGATCGAAGCACGTTATGAATCTGGCCGGCATGACCTCAATGAGCTTTCCACCATGACTGGACGTACCAATGCTTCTCTGCGGGTTACCCTGCACCGTCTACGCCAAACACTGAAACAGTGTATCGAAAACAAGATTCCAGAAGGAGGTGCCCTATGA
- the mqo gene encoding malate dehydrogenase (quinone), which translates to MSSQASKAVNGGLISHPDVILIGGGIMSATLGVMLKKLKPEMTIQIIEALPSVALESSHAWNNAGTGHAALCELNYTPQAADGSINISKAVKINEDFEKSKQFWAYLVEQGVIDEPGDFIRKVPHMSFVNGDDGCDFLRKRHEAMKGHHFFDEMEYSEDPAKISEWAPLLTAGRNGSGKVGVTHVDSGTDIDFGSLTKILINYLKGLDGVSLSTETSVRDLDQQPDGGWKVRVRRDGERSSEKLYAKFVFIGAGGGSLKLLQKSDIPEGKGFGGFPVSGQFLVCDNEELVEKHAAKVYGKAAVGAPPMSVPHLDTRVIDGKKSLLFGPYAGFSPKFLKSGSMFDLLSSVTVDNLGPMLAVGRDNMNLTEYLYQEVVNTHQDRMDMLRDFFPDAKNQEWRLVTAGQRVQIIKKDTEVGGKLQFGTEVVSSSDGSIAALLGASPGASTSVAIILEVLERCFAEEMKGWKDGVKGMVASYGESLAENKERYEEVRGRADKALGIA; encoded by the coding sequence ATGAGTTCACAAGCAAGTAAGGCAGTAAACGGCGGGTTGATTTCACATCCTGATGTTATTCTTATCGGTGGAGGTATCATGAGCGCGACGCTCGGGGTGATGCTGAAAAAGTTGAAGCCAGAGATGACCATCCAGATTATCGAGGCTCTTCCCAGTGTGGCATTGGAAAGCTCCCATGCTTGGAACAATGCGGGTACTGGCCACGCCGCCCTCTGTGAGCTCAACTACACTCCGCAAGCCGCCGATGGCTCCATCAATATTTCCAAGGCCGTCAAGATCAACGAGGACTTTGAGAAGTCCAAGCAGTTCTGGGCCTACCTCGTCGAGCAGGGCGTGATCGATGAGCCGGGTGACTTCATCCGTAAGGTGCCTCACATGAGCTTCGTCAATGGTGACGACGGCTGTGACTTCCTTAGAAAGCGCCACGAGGCGATGAAGGGCCACCATTTCTTTGATGAAATGGAGTACTCCGAAGATCCGGCAAAGATCAGCGAGTGGGCGCCACTCCTCACCGCAGGACGCAATGGCAGCGGCAAAGTGGGTGTGACTCATGTGGATTCTGGCACAGACATCGACTTCGGTTCCCTGACCAAGATTTTGATCAACTACCTCAAGGGCCTCGACGGCGTTTCCCTCTCGACCGAGACCTCCGTCCGTGATCTCGACCAGCAGCCTGACGGTGGCTGGAAGGTGCGTGTCCGCCGCGATGGCGAGCGCAGCTCTGAGAAGCTCTACGCAAAGTTTGTCTTCATCGGTGCCGGTGGTGGCTCCCTCAAGCTCCTCCAGAAGTCTGACATCCCGGAAGGAAAAGGCTTCGGTGGTTTCCCTGTCAGTGGCCAGTTCCTGGTCTGTGACAATGAAGAACTGGTGGAAAAGCACGCCGCCAAGGTCTACGGTAAAGCCGCCGTGGGTGCGCCTCCGATGTCCGTTCCTCACCTCGATACCCGCGTGATCGATGGCAAGAAGAGCCTCCTCTTCGGCCCGTACGCCGGTTTCTCCCCTAAGTTCCTCAAGAGCGGTTCCATGTTTGACCTGCTCTCTTCTGTGACTGTCGACAACCTCGGCCCTATGCTGGCCGTCGGTCGCGATAACATGAACCTCACCGAGTATCTCTATCAGGAAGTGGTGAATACCCACCAGGACCGCATGGACATGCTGCGTGACTTCTTCCCGGATGCAAAGAATCAGGAGTGGCGTCTCGTCACTGCTGGTCAGCGCGTGCAGATCATCAAGAAGGATACGGAAGTAGGCGGCAAGCTCCAGTTCGGTACGGAGGTTGTCTCCTCGTCTGATGGTTCTATCGCCGCCCTGCTCGGTGCTTCTCCGGGAGCCTCTACCTCCGTGGCCATCATCCTCGAAGTCCTCGAGCGCTGCTTCGCTGAGGAAATGAAAGGCTGGAAAGATGGCGTGAAGGGCATGGTAGCTTCTTACGGTGAATCCCTTGCGGAAAACAAGGAGCGTTACGAGGAAGTTCGCGGTCGCGCGGACAAGGCGCTCGGCATCGCGTAA
- a CDS encoding PEP-CTERM sorting domain-containing protein: protein MKLTNLVCMLGLLALPAQAATVVFDFSRENTSTANNSQNGGDGNWAPFAEGDTVGEVSTNIGGVTMTMNGTSTTATTTTQWGINNQGIGIITDGSGGATGRRIDGQNDGESITFSFDTDVNLVSVRFGSFISIGADNDVVTITPSGQSAITLTSTDTSAPTDDISLGNVFVAAGTDITITSTSAIDGGFLFNEITIDTVSSVPEPSSTALIGLAGLGFIIRRRR from the coding sequence ATGAAATTAACAAACCTCGTATGCATGCTGGGACTTCTCGCGCTCCCAGCACAAGCCGCTACAGTCGTCTTCGACTTTTCTCGAGAAAACACAAGCACCGCCAATAACTCGCAGAACGGCGGTGACGGAAACTGGGCTCCTTTCGCCGAAGGAGATACTGTAGGAGAAGTCAGCACCAATATTGGCGGTGTCACGATGACCATGAACGGCACCTCAACCACTGCGACTACGACAACTCAGTGGGGTATCAACAACCAAGGTATCGGCATCATCACTGATGGATCAGGTGGTGCTACAGGTCGCCGTATCGATGGTCAGAACGATGGGGAATCCATCACCTTCAGCTTCGACACCGATGTCAATCTTGTCTCCGTTCGTTTTGGCTCATTTATTAGCATTGGCGCTGACAATGACGTAGTCACGATCACTCCGTCTGGACAGAGTGCAATTACCCTCACCTCTACAGACACCAGCGCGCCTACAGATGACATTAGCCTTGGCAATGTATTCGTAGCAGCAGGAACTGATATCACCATTACCTCCACATCTGCCATTGATGGAGGCTTCCTCTTCAACGAGATCACCATCGACACCGTCTCCTCAGTGCCAGAGCCAAGCTCTACCGCACTCATCGGTCTTGCTGGTCTCGGGTTCATTATCCGCAGACGCCGATAA
- a CDS encoding TlpA family protein disulfide reductase, with amino-acid sequence MNKALSIICTTLCVSLAAANATEAGADRVLKEHRLATLQWQQQLAAAPSVDAKAALIDKAPDASAYGARMIQEIKGGLNQEWSVPYSTWLLQNHPKLLVKEARFMMSAAETAHMKSPEIGKFCIALVGAAENDASVDVANDNTPYQVGFLSEKIKFIEKVLAESPSKRVKGEASLALSMALGKMGGGAGLNKRRLDLLRPAIIDAMDSKIGDTTVGELAQEQLYRMTKLTKGRVAPELVGTNAQGQPLKLSDYRGKVVMLVFWSSWENGPQVLEFLKKSEKQHAGKPFQLIGVNNDTRDNLKDLAELGMVPGVNFSDPDETLFRTYRIETSPWCLVLNQQGVIEYTGQLGSFADLTVNAVLAEKPE; translated from the coding sequence ATGAATAAGGCCCTTTCTATCATCTGCACGACTCTCTGCGTTTCGCTTGCTGCTGCCAATGCTACTGAGGCAGGTGCCGACCGTGTGCTCAAGGAGCATCGTCTAGCCACGCTGCAGTGGCAGCAACAGCTTGCTGCGGCTCCATCTGTGGACGCCAAAGCGGCACTGATCGATAAGGCTCCTGACGCCTCCGCCTATGGGGCACGCATGATCCAGGAGATCAAAGGAGGACTGAATCAGGAATGGAGTGTGCCTTACTCTACCTGGTTGCTGCAGAATCATCCCAAGCTCTTGGTCAAAGAGGCCCGCTTCATGATGTCCGCCGCCGAGACGGCTCACATGAAGTCTCCGGAGATCGGCAAGTTCTGTATCGCTCTCGTAGGTGCTGCGGAGAATGACGCCTCTGTCGATGTGGCCAATGATAACACGCCTTACCAAGTCGGCTTCCTCAGCGAAAAAATCAAGTTCATCGAGAAAGTGCTCGCAGAGAGCCCCAGCAAGCGGGTCAAAGGTGAGGCTTCACTCGCCCTGTCCATGGCACTGGGTAAAATGGGAGGCGGTGCTGGCCTGAATAAGCGCAGACTGGATCTGCTGCGCCCGGCGATTATTGATGCCATGGACTCCAAAATCGGTGATACCACCGTGGGAGAACTGGCCCAGGAACAGCTCTACCGCATGACTAAGCTGACCAAGGGTCGCGTGGCTCCGGAACTGGTGGGGACCAACGCTCAGGGTCAGCCACTCAAGTTGAGTGATTACCGTGGCAAGGTCGTCATGCTGGTCTTCTGGTCTAGCTGGGAAAATGGTCCACAGGTGCTGGAATTCCTCAAGAAAAGTGAAAAGCAGCATGCAGGCAAACCTTTCCAACTCATCGGAGTGAACAATGACACCCGCGATAACCTTAAAGATCTTGCGGAGTTGGGGATGGTGCCGGGTGTGAATTTCTCAGATCCAGACGAAACGCTCTTCCGCACCTATCGTATCGAAACCAGTCCATGGTGTCTGGTGCTCAACCAGCAGGGAGTGATCGAGTACACGGGGCAGCTTGGCAGCTTCGCGGACCTCACTGTCAACGCTGTGCTGGCTGAAAAGCCCGAGTAG
- a CDS encoding VOC family protein — protein sequence MKPRMSMITLGVSDLEASIKFYEDGLGFPRMESPPSVAFFTLNGTWLGLYGREALAEDAQVSSAGSGFAGFALAHNVTSEEEVHEVLDLARAAGAVIVKEAQKVFWGGYSGYFKDPDGYLWEVAHNPFFWVGPEDES from the coding sequence ATGAAACCCCGCATGAGCATGATCACTCTGGGAGTGAGTGATCTGGAGGCATCCATCAAGTTCTATGAGGATGGGCTCGGGTTTCCCAGGATGGAGTCACCTCCAAGTGTGGCTTTCTTCACGCTGAACGGTACCTGGCTCGGCCTTTACGGGCGTGAAGCTCTGGCGGAAGACGCGCAGGTTTCTTCAGCAGGCTCAGGCTTCGCAGGCTTTGCGCTGGCACATAACGTTACTTCCGAGGAGGAGGTGCACGAAGTGCTGGATCTGGCGAGAGCTGCGGGGGCAGTCATCGTGAAAGAGGCCCAGAAAGTGTTCTGGGGTGGATACAGCGGCTACTTCAAAGATCCGGACGGCTACTTGTGGGAAGTGGCGCACAATCCTTTCTTCTGGGTTGGCCCGGAGGATGAATCCTAG
- a CDS encoding GNAT family N-acetyltransferase: protein MKTIMNTQVGFLPVAEPVSQRELLREMNEFQKQGPLARQGALEVYLGSAPQMPCVLHEIGRLRELSFRAVGEGTGQPLDTDEYDAHYLHLFLWDAEMKCIAGAYRIGRTDHLLAEFGPQGLLTATHFQFEQPFLDYLNPGLELGRAFVAPSHQKSIFALSLLWKGIACFVARYPRYARLFGTVSISDDYTKISLDLIVKYMRKSHMNNLLCQWVTASNPYQEIPEDHADISAQLSSIEQVAARIAEVEPDGKGVPVLLRQYLKLNATLLEFNVDADFGNCLDALVLVDLRKAPSAVLMRYMGKDGLQSFLQS from the coding sequence ATGAAAACGATCATGAATACCCAAGTAGGTTTCCTTCCGGTAGCTGAGCCAGTCAGTCAGCGCGAGCTGTTGAGGGAGATGAATGAGTTCCAGAAACAAGGTCCGCTTGCTCGTCAGGGCGCGCTCGAAGTTTATCTGGGTTCCGCCCCGCAGATGCCCTGCGTGCTACATGAAATTGGCCGCCTGCGCGAACTGAGCTTCCGTGCCGTCGGCGAAGGGACCGGCCAGCCGCTGGATACGGATGAGTATGATGCACACTACCTGCATCTCTTCCTCTGGGATGCGGAGATGAAGTGCATTGCCGGCGCTTACCGCATCGGACGTACGGATCACCTGCTAGCGGAGTTTGGACCTCAGGGCTTGCTTACCGCCACCCACTTCCAGTTTGAACAGCCCTTCCTGGACTACCTGAATCCTGGCCTGGAGCTTGGCCGTGCCTTCGTAGCGCCGAGTCACCAGAAATCTATCTTTGCCCTTTCTCTCCTGTGGAAGGGGATTGCCTGCTTTGTGGCGAGGTATCCTCGCTACGCACGTCTCTTCGGCACCGTCAGCATCAGTGATGACTACACGAAGATTTCCCTGGACCTGATTGTGAAGTACATGAGGAAATCTCACATGAACAATCTCCTCTGCCAGTGGGTGACCGCCAGCAATCCTTATCAGGAAATCCCGGAGGATCATGCAGACATCAGTGCCCAGCTCAGCAGTATCGAGCAAGTGGCGGCCCGCATTGCCGAGGTAGAACCAGACGGCAAGGGAGTGCCCGTCCTGCTACGCCAGTATCTCAAGCTGAATGCTACCCTGCTGGAGTTCAATGTGGATGCCGACTTTGGCAATTGCCTCGATGCCCTCGTGCTCGTGGATCTCCGCAAGGCTCCTTCCGCCGTATTGATGCGCTACATGGGTAAGGATGGCTTGCAGAGCTTCCTGCAAAGCTAG
- a CDS encoding ThuA domain-containing protein yields MSSHQTRKRTSFWIPLTLVLGCALIMAGYVLGPRAQAKEDTTVTQAKKKILLIAGPPSHGNGEHEFRAGCMLLADALNKSTANVEAKVHWYGWPKDFSAFDGVDAVIVYADAGGKMNEQIQELLDTKVKKGMGIMFMHYGVHPTKKVGEKYFGPWTGAYFETGWSVNPHWIADMTAKQDHPVGNGLPNKITAYDEFYYNMRKLHPKGDCDCCMYLAVATPTPEKIVRYINLWNEHGDACFGTPQGLMWAREPGDGQGRGVGFVGGHYHRNWAIDDFRKLTLNAIVWVAGAEVPKDGVESEKITEEKLNENLDRPVKDKPIKLPTDALLKQKPMKRPEDPKNYRR; encoded by the coding sequence ATGAGCTCTCACCAAACACGCAAAAGAACCTCATTCTGGATCCCGCTGACCCTCGTATTGGGTTGTGCACTCATCATGGCTGGCTATGTTTTGGGGCCCAGAGCCCAAGCGAAGGAAGACACCACTGTGACACAAGCGAAGAAAAAGATTTTGTTGATTGCCGGGCCTCCCAGCCATGGCAATGGCGAGCATGAGTTCCGTGCGGGCTGCATGCTGCTAGCCGATGCGCTGAACAAGAGCACTGCCAATGTAGAGGCCAAGGTACACTGGTACGGCTGGCCCAAGGATTTCTCAGCTTTTGATGGGGTGGACGCAGTGATCGTCTATGCGGATGCTGGCGGCAAGATGAACGAGCAGATCCAGGAACTGCTGGATACCAAGGTGAAAAAAGGCATGGGAATCATGTTCATGCACTACGGTGTCCACCCGACCAAGAAAGTCGGGGAAAAGTATTTCGGCCCATGGACTGGGGCTTATTTCGAGACCGGCTGGAGTGTGAACCCACACTGGATCGCCGACATGACTGCCAAGCAGGATCATCCGGTCGGCAATGGCCTTCCTAACAAGATCACCGCCTACGATGAATTCTACTACAACATGCGCAAGCTACACCCGAAAGGGGACTGCGATTGCTGCATGTATCTGGCGGTAGCTACTCCGACTCCGGAGAAGATTGTGCGCTACATCAATCTGTGGAACGAGCATGGCGATGCCTGCTTCGGCACACCTCAGGGCCTCATGTGGGCACGTGAGCCGGGCGATGGTCAAGGCCGTGGTGTAGGCTTCGTCGGTGGTCATTATCACCGCAACTGGGCTATCGATGATTTCCGTAAGCTGACTCTCAATGCCATCGTCTGGGTGGCGGGTGCCGAGGTCCCCAAGGATGGTGTGGAGTCAGAAAAGATCACCGAGGAAAAACTGAACGAAAACCTCGACCGTCCGGTCAAGGACAAGCCGATCAAGCTGCCTACTGATGCCTTGCTCAAGCAAAAGCCCATGAAGCGCCCGGAAGATCCGAAAAACTACAGGAGGTAG
- a CDS encoding FecR domain-containing protein — translation MSDDRFESLLSGLIDQELSQEEFNELQNLLAESEANRQAYWDFIEMHSSMEIMMEKRDAGKITQFISRGEQLLKLQARRTKILAACGAAAVAMITAVTLKFIMVEPDQNLASFETAPDTRYSITNATDGQVDHIQTGDVVSISQGTMELKFKQGVRAIITGPAEFTLVNDSLLDLEQGSAWFHVPQEAVGFTVETPEMEVVDLGTKFAVKQIPESTPEVHVFTGKVRVTSKSAPDNGMELTEGNALKLNRRGQLEPIKLNSEAFLTELTETLPYLYWSFDSKDGFQAKGSHSALTNLHTNPVNGAEIDKGYLELNGNKQFLQTNWKGFAGTRPRSATFLLNLQEAPGDSGNPGILAWGSEKHPLGRWKVAVQHSDQADGYRIRITFGAYRLISYESLKLDQWYQIAVGFDGIDEEFNTPRVKLYVDGQEAALKPNKRKIKETNKLGTVTDSATSKSLRIGSTINSAEANSFYIHGKIDDLCIFDGYLPPAKALKQAEEIRRRNQEEK, via the coding sequence ATGAGCGACGACCGCTTTGAATCCCTCCTCTCCGGACTCATCGATCAAGAGCTCAGCCAAGAAGAGTTCAATGAGCTGCAGAACCTGCTCGCTGAGTCCGAGGCGAACCGCCAGGCCTACTGGGACTTCATCGAGATGCATTCCTCGATGGAGATCATGATGGAAAAACGTGATGCAGGCAAAATCACCCAGTTCATCTCCCGTGGTGAGCAGCTTTTGAAACTGCAGGCTCGCCGCACAAAAATACTCGCGGCATGCGGAGCTGCGGCCGTAGCCATGATCACGGCGGTCACGCTCAAGTTCATCATGGTCGAGCCCGACCAGAACCTGGCGAGCTTCGAGACTGCACCTGACACGCGATATAGCATCACCAACGCGACAGATGGCCAAGTGGACCACATCCAGACGGGTGACGTCGTCTCTATCAGCCAGGGTACGATGGAGCTCAAGTTCAAGCAAGGGGTGCGCGCCATCATTACTGGCCCCGCAGAGTTCACCCTGGTGAACGACTCACTGTTAGATCTGGAGCAAGGCTCCGCCTGGTTTCACGTACCTCAGGAAGCAGTCGGTTTCACCGTGGAGACACCTGAGATGGAAGTGGTGGACCTAGGGACCAAGTTTGCCGTCAAACAGATCCCGGAATCCACTCCTGAAGTTCATGTATTCACCGGCAAGGTACGCGTCACCAGCAAGTCTGCCCCAGATAATGGCATGGAGCTGACTGAGGGAAATGCTCTTAAGCTGAACCGCAGAGGGCAGCTTGAGCCGATCAAGCTCAACTCTGAAGCTTTCCTCACGGAACTCACCGAAACGCTGCCTTATCTCTACTGGTCTTTTGACAGCAAGGATGGCTTCCAAGCCAAGGGCAGCCACTCGGCTCTTACCAATCTCCACACGAATCCCGTGAATGGGGCGGAGATCGACAAAGGCTATCTGGAGCTGAACGGCAACAAGCAATTCCTGCAAACCAACTGGAAAGGCTTCGCTGGCACGAGACCGCGCTCAGCCACCTTCCTGCTCAACCTACAGGAAGCTCCAGGCGACAGTGGCAATCCGGGCATCTTGGCCTGGGGCAGCGAGAAGCATCCCTTGGGAAGATGGAAGGTCGCCGTCCAACACAGTGACCAAGCGGACGGGTATCGCATCCGCATTACCTTCGGCGCCTACCGACTCATCTCTTATGAATCTCTGAAACTTGATCAATGGTACCAGATTGCCGTCGGCTTTGATGGCATAGACGAGGAGTTCAACACCCCACGAGTCAAACTCTATGTCGACGGCCAAGAAGCCGCCCTCAAACCTAACAAGCGGAAGATCAAAGAAACGAACAAACTCGGCACCGTCACGGACAGTGCCACCTCCAAGTCACTCCGTATTGGCTCCACCATTAACTCCGCAGAAGCCAATTCATTCTACATTCACGGCAAGATCGACGATCTCTGCATCTTCGACGGCTATCTACCACCGGCCAAGGCACTCAAGCAGGCCGAAGAAATCCGCCGCAGAAATCAAGAAGAGAAGTAG
- a CDS encoding GDP-mannose mannosyl hydrolase, translating to MNHGNLPSTKTMLPEKEFLHIVEHTPLVSIDLVIRNAAGAVLLGKRLNCPAKGTWFVPGGSIKKDERLAQAMARISQRELGFVIDMADTKQLGAYEHLYPDNFAEAPGISTHYVVVAYSYQLPEGQVIQGDDQHDTLEWWDVETLLADPEVHDNTKAYFQA from the coding sequence ATGAATCACGGGAACCTGCCCTCCACCAAGACCATGCTGCCAGAAAAAGAATTCCTTCACATCGTCGAACACACGCCCCTTGTCTCCATCGATCTCGTCATCCGCAATGCGGCTGGCGCGGTGCTGCTCGGCAAGCGGCTGAACTGCCCGGCCAAGGGGACCTGGTTCGTGCCGGGTGGCTCGATCAAGAAGGATGAACGACTGGCGCAGGCGATGGCCCGCATTTCCCAGCGCGAGCTGGGCTTCGTCATCGACATGGCGGACACCAAGCAACTGGGAGCTTATGAGCACCTGTATCCTGACAACTTTGCCGAGGCTCCAGGCATCAGCACCCACTACGTGGTCGTAGCCTACAGCTACCAACTTCCAGAAGGACAAGTCATCCAAGGCGATGACCAGCACGACACCCTCGAGTGGTGGGATGTGGAAACGCTGCTTGCCGATCCTGAGGTGCATGATAACACCAAAGCCTATTTCCAAGCATGA
- a CDS encoding pseudouridine synthase yields MIVAFHKPYGVLSQFNKNPDYPDQRVLGECGLPEHLHPVGRLDLDSEGLLLLTDDKELETKLLDPKHGHRRCYLVQVDGQPDDLVIRELEAGGLQIKGGVTKPCKVKLLGEAPSLPERDPAVDVHAEARSSWLKMELTEGKNRQVRRMTAKVGFPTLRLMRISIGDLQLHELKPGESKLLIPEETALLFQ; encoded by the coding sequence ATGATTGTAGCATTTCATAAACCCTACGGGGTTCTTAGCCAGTTCAACAAGAATCCAGACTATCCTGATCAACGAGTGTTAGGAGAGTGTGGTCTTCCTGAGCATCTGCATCCAGTGGGTAGACTGGATCTGGACTCCGAAGGTCTGCTGCTGCTGACCGATGACAAAGAGCTGGAGACCAAACTATTGGACCCGAAGCATGGGCACCGCCGTTGTTATCTGGTGCAGGTGGACGGCCAGCCGGATGACTTGGTGATCCGTGAGCTAGAAGCTGGCGGTCTACAGATCAAGGGGGGAGTGACCAAGCCTTGTAAGGTGAAGTTGTTAGGTGAGGCTCCTTCTTTGCCGGAGCGTGATCCTGCGGTGGATGTCCATGCGGAAGCCCGCTCATCCTGGCTCAAGATGGAGCTTACCGAGGGGAAGAACAGGCAGGTGAGAAGAATGACCGCCAAGGTAGGCTTCCCGACTCTCCGCCTGATGAGAATCAGCATCGGCGATTTACAGCTCCATGAGTTGAAGCCAGGTGAAAGCAAGTTGCTCATCCCGGAGGAAACGGCTCTGCTTTTCCAGTAG
- a CDS encoding tyrosine phosphatase family protein codes for MQLPQISICGVVDFNKIDPKSYTHVISIWHPNPNLERFQKQVRLGFEQANILFCTYNDVETLEHSIQAPTSNDVGAALDYALELPEDAHLLVHCMAGISRSTATAMAIIAQALGEGSEREAAVTVREIRPIANPNRLILQYADDLLERNGALLEAAEEVFGPSLGEINKGWS; via the coding sequence ATGCAGTTACCACAGATCAGCATCTGCGGCGTGGTCGATTTTAACAAGATCGACCCGAAGAGCTACACCCACGTCATCTCCATCTGGCACCCGAACCCGAATCTAGAAAGGTTTCAGAAGCAAGTCCGGCTGGGTTTCGAGCAGGCAAACATCCTGTTCTGCACCTACAATGATGTGGAAACGCTGGAGCACAGCATTCAGGCCCCCACGAGTAACGATGTAGGGGCAGCGCTGGATTACGCCCTGGAACTCCCCGAAGACGCCCACTTGCTGGTGCACTGCATGGCGGGCATTTCCCGCTCCACTGCCACAGCCATGGCGATCATCGCCCAGGCACTGGGAGAGGGCAGTGAAAGGGAAGCGGCGGTCACCGTGCGCGAGATCCGCCCCATCGCCAATCCGAACCGGCTGATCCTGCAGTATGCCGACGACTTGCTGGAGCGCAATGGAGCTCTGCTGGAAGCCGCCGAGGAGGTCTTTGGCCCCTCACTCGGCGAAATCAACAAAGGCTGGAGCTAG